A window of Limosilactobacillus reuteri genomic DNA:
TGGTAAGCCCCGCTGCCCCGTTATTTGGATCATTAACAGCGGAAACACTAATATTTGCATTCTTATCATTAACGATTTTAAATGTGAATGCTTTCGTGTTATTCCATTGGGCAATTGCGGTTTCTGTTGCATTCTTTAATACTGGATTACTGATATTAATATAGATCGTTGCAGTGTTTTGTTCCCAGCGTGCATCAGCAGGTGTATCTTGAGTCCCGGTTTGCTGGTCAGCGTTTTGTTTAGTTGGGGTTGCAACTTCTTTACCAGTTATTCGGTGTAACCACGATTGAGTAAGCACTTGTGCATTATGAA
This region includes:
- a CDS encoding matrixin family metalloprotease — its product is MLTQSWLHRITGKEVATPTKQNADQQTGTQDTPADARWEQNTATIYINISNPVLKNATETAIAQWNNTKAFTFKIVNDKNANISVSAVNDPNNGAAGLTNTSMNSATGYYLHATVELNSYYLLNPAFGYSQERIVNTAEHELGHAIGLQHTNKISVMQPAGSYYPIQSRDIQAVKALYSRTPQPIIAEDNSNR